A stretch of Limanda limanda chromosome 7, fLimLim1.1, whole genome shotgun sequence DNA encodes these proteins:
- the top1b gene encoding DNA topoisomerase 1: MSGDPGHGGSQVNSGAKGSDSHKHKDKHKDKEHRHKDHKKDKEREKIKHSNSEHKEHAEKKHRDKEKVKHGDGSADKHREKHKEKDKDKERRREEKIKSSHADKPKKEKENGYVRNTSPAVIKSEPEEDNGFCPSPQNNKSFKREYDDEEFEYKPKKVKTEHDKKAKKRKHEYEEDEEDEDIKPKKRTKDRKGTDGKKTKKEEEEKWKWWEEERYTDGSKWRFLEHQGPVFAPPYEPLPGKVRFYFDGKPMKLSAPAEEVATFFSKMLEHEYTTKDIFRKNFFKDWRKEMTPEEKSKITDLNKCNFSEMSEYFKAQSEARKQMSKEEKQRNKEENERLLQEYGFCVMDKHKERIGNFRIEPPGLFRGRGDHPKMGMLKRRIRPQDIIINCSKDSKHPKPPAGTKWKEVRHDNKVTWLASWTENIQGSIKYIMLNPSSRIKGEKDWQKYETARRLKKCVDRIRTQYRDDWKSKEMRIRQRAVALYFIDKLALRAGNEKEEGETADTVGCCSLRVEHIKLYPKLDEQEFVVEFDFLGKDSIRYYNKIPVEKRVFKNLQLFLENKQQEDDLFDRLNTSILNKHLQELMDGLTAKVFRTYNASITLQQQLKELSCSDDSIPAKILSYNRANRAVAILCNHQRAPPKTFEKSMQNLQTKIDEKQNQLSTARKQLKAAKADHKASHDDRSKKTVEVKRKAVQRIEEQLMKLQVQATDREENKQIALGTSKLNYLDPRISVAWCKKSNVSIEKIYNKTQREKFAWAIDMAEKDFEF, from the exons ATGAGCGGGGATCCCGGACACGGAGGCTCTCAG GTGAATTCCGGAGCTAAAGGAAGCG actctcacaaacacaaagacaagcaCAAAGACAaggaacacagacacaaagatcaCAAGAAAGACAAGGAGCGAGAGAAGATCAAGCACAGCAACAG CGAACACAAGGAGCACGCCgagaagaaacacagagacaaagagaaggtGAAGCACGGCGACGGCAGCGCAGACAAGCACAGGGAGAAGCATAAAGAGAAAGACAAggacaaagagaggaggagagaagagaag ATCAAATCGTCCCACGCAGACAAGcctaaaaaagagaaagagaacggATATGTGAG AAACACGAGCCCGGCTGTCATTAAGAGCGAGCCAGAGGAAGACAACGGCTTCTGCCCTTCTCCCCAAAACAACAAGTCCTTCAAACGAGAGTACGACGATGAAGA ATTTGAATACAAGCCCAAAAAAGTCAAGACGGAACACgacaaaaaggcaaagaagaggaaacatgagtacgaggaagatgaggaggatgag GACATCAAGCCCAAAAAGAGGACAAAAGACAGAAAGGGAACAGATGGAAAGAAAAccaaaaaagaggaagaggagaagtggaAATG gtgggaggaggagagatacaCCGACGGCTCCAAATGGCGTTTCCTGGAACATCAAGGTCCAGTGTTCGCACCCCCGTACGAACCCTTGCCCGGCAAAGTCAGATTttactttgatg gTAAGCCTATGAAACTTAGTGCTCCTGCTGAGGAGGTGGCTACATTCTTCTCGAAGATGTTGGAGCACGAGTACACAACTAAGGACATCTTCAGGAAGAACttcttcaaggactggaggaag GAAATGACACCAGAGGAGAAGTCAAAGATCACTGACCTGAACAAGTGCAACTTCAGTGAGATGAGCGAGTACTTCAAAGCCCAATCAGAAGCCCGGAAACAGATGTCCAAAGAAGAGAAGCAG AGAAACAAAGAAGAGAACGAGAGGCTGCTCCAGGAGTACGGTTTCTGCGTCATGGACAAACACAAGGAGAGGATCGGAAACTTCCGCATCGAGCCGCCGGGCCTCTTCCGGGGGCGAGGCGACCATCCGAAGATGGGCATGCTGAAACGCCGCATCCGGCCCCAAGACATCATCATTAACTGTAGCAA GGACTCCAAGCACCCCAAACCTCCCGCGGGGACAAAATGGAAGGAGGTTCGCCATGACAACAAGGTGACCTGGCTGGCATCTTGGACGGAGAACATCCAGGGCTCCATCAAGTACATCATGTTGAATCCCAGCTCCAGGATTAAG ggggagAAGGACTGGCAGAAGTATGAGACCGCCCGGCGGTTGAAGAAGTGTGTGGATCGCATCCGGACCCAATACAGAGATGACTGGAAATCCAAAGAGATGAGGATCAGGCAGAGAGCTGTGGCGCTGTACTTCATAGACAAA CTGGCACTGAGGGCTGGAAACgagaaggaggaaggggagaCTGCGGACACCGTTGGCTGCTGCTCGCTGCGGGTGGAGCACATCAAGCTCTACCCCAAACTGGACGAGCAGGAGTTCGTGGTGGAGTTTGACTTCTTGGGTAAAGACTCCATACGGTACTACAACAAGATCCCCGTGGAGAAGAGG gtttttaaaaaccttcaGTTGTTTCTGGAGAACAAGCAGCAGGAAGACGACCTCTTCGACAGACTGAAT ACTTCTATTCTGAATAAACACCTGCAGGAGCTGATGGATGGACTGACTGCAAAGGTGTTTCGTACCTACAACGCCTCCATCACCCTGCAACAGCAGCTCAAGGAACTTTCCTGCT CTGATGACAGCATCCCGGCCAAGATCCTGTCCTACAATCGAGCCAACCGGGCGGTGGCCATCCTCTGTAACCACCAGAGAGCTCCACCCAAAACATTTGAGAAGTCCATGCAAAACCTCCAGACCAAG ATTGACGAGAAACAGAATCAACTGTCCACAgccaggaagcagctgaaggCCGCGAAGGCCGATCACAAGGCTTCACATGATGACAGGAGCAAAAA gACTGTGGAGGTGAAGCGTAAAGCTGTGCAGAGGATAGAGGAGCAGCTGATGAAGCTCCAGGTTCAggccacagacagagaggagaacaaGCAAATTGCTCTGGGCACCTCCAAGCTCAACTATTTGGATCCACGCATCTCTGTCGCCTG